From the genome of Mastacembelus armatus chromosome 21, fMasArm1.2, whole genome shotgun sequence:
TCAAGAACTGGTTCAAATACCGACACACGATGTAGCAGAAAACCACCATGTGCAGTATGTCCTGGGGAACATATGGACCAGAGAACATAGGTTTTCCCATTAAGTTGTTGCTGTTAGCTTAGTTTAATTTAGTTAGTTTAGTAGTTGTCCAGTTGTCCAAGTCAGCAGCAATCTTTAAGGTCGGCCTGAGGTCTGGTAGAGTAGTTTGCTGGGGGTGTGGGTGCGGGcaaagatgatgtttttctggGATGCTCTAACACATTGTTGAGCCTTCTTGGTGTCATGTGCACCAGCAACTTCACCAAACACTGTTTATTGTAAGGGTGCCAACCTGATGACCCTGTAGGCTTTCCTGTACTCTCACCCCACAATGAAGACACCCCACTTTGAGGCCACATGACAGAGCAGATAGATAGGGAGCTTCCAGAGGAAGGCTCTACCAGTTTTTGGCACATTCCattgtccatccatcatccatcttcttccgcttatccggggctgggtTGCGAGTGCAGTCTTAGTAGTCTAAGCAGGGATTCAGAGATTCTCAGGGATTCTGTTGCCCTGGACTCATCTGGGGGaacaccgaggcgttcccaggccagtcGAGTGACATAGTCCTCCAGCGTGTCAgaagaatcagaatgagctttattgccaagtgagtgtgcacacacacacaaggaatttgtttaggtacggggcaggtactccagtgcaaacagacataaatacaaatgctacaaagggtcaaacagtaaacataaatgctacagaaatgctacaaaaaactaaaagaaaaatgcacagataacctgaaaaacaggatgaaaggggaactaattggtgtgcaaagagcaaaaaggtgccagcgtcatagtgcaggtggtggaagggaatggtggagagctacgagtttaagagttggatggcctgagggaagaagcttcctttgtgccaggctgtcttgatgtttggagctctgaagcaccggccagagggtaagagctggaagaggtggtggcttgggtgggtggcatccagagtgattgagctctttttctcactctggaggtgaacaggtcttggagggtgggtaggggaacaccgatgaccttctcagcggtccgaactgtcctctggagtcttcggatgtctgatttagaggcggagctaaaccagacagtgatggaggagcacaggacagactcgatgaccgctgagtagaactgggtcagcagcgtttctggaaggttgaacttcttcagctggcacaggaagtacaacctctgctaGGCCTTTTTCACGTTGGAGTCGATGTGCAGgctccacttcaggtcctgagagatggtggtgcccaggaacctgaataactccactgatgctacagtgctgttcatgatggtgagagggcggtgggtgggggcatttctcctgaagtccacaaccatctccactgtcctGGGTCTACCCTGGTgtctcctcccggtgggacatgcctggaacacctccccagggaggtgcccaggaggcatccggtacagatgcccgagccacctcagctggctcctctcgatgtggtAGATCAgtggctctactctgagctcttaccaggtgaccgagctcctgACCCTATCTCTAAGAGAGCACCAAGCCACCCAGCGAAGGAAGCTGATttcttgtatctgagatcttgtccttttggtcatgacccagagctcatgaccataggtgtgAGTCAGAACATAGATTAACCAGTAAAtagagagcttcgcctttcagcttagctccttcttcaccacaatggaccgggACATTGACCGCActgctgctgccgatgcaccaATCCGTCTGTCAGTCTCACgctctgtccttccctcactcttgaacaagatcccaagatacttaaactccatGGGGGCTGCTGGTGGCATAGCGGTAGCGTGCCCGTCCACATACGCAGGTGACGCCAGTTCGACTCCCGAGTCTGTCTTTCCTATATACCTGCatgtcctcccctcctctctacCCTAAAAACTTCCTGTCTCAACACTGTcctgtcaaataaaggcaaaaactgccaaaaaaaaaaaaaattagcctCTCTCAGGttctggttgaagctctctcggaggtgtgagttcAAGACCgctctgacagagggttcagccaaacattcccaacagaccctcacaatacgtttAAGTCTGCTGAATCTGTACCgcctcctccgccagcggatccaactccccaccaggtggtgatcagttgacagctgtGCCCCTCTCTTCATtcgagtgtccaagacatacagccgaaggtcagatgacacaaccATAATTTTgatcatcgacctccggcctagggtgtcctggtgccatgtgcactagtggacacccttatgcttgaacatggtgttcgttatggacaagctgtgactagcacataggtccaacaacagaacaccactcgggttctAATTGGGGAGGccattcctcccaatcacgccgctccaggtttcactgttgctgcccatgtgagcattgaagtcccccaacagaacGATGGAGTCCCCAGgtggagcacctttcagcacccttcccagagactccaaaaaggctgggtactctgcactgctgtTAGGCCCATAGGCTCCCCAttgagctggggagctataagcaagcccacaccagctcgcaGCCTCTCATGGCGAGCAGCTCCAtagtagaagagagtccagaccctctcaaggagttgggttccagagcccaggctgtgtgtggaggtgagcccAACTATTTCTAGTCCATACCGCTCAACCAcctgcacaagctcaggctccagGTACAGTTCAACAGGGGAATCATTAAGTCCGTTTTCTGCTCATCCATCACTGTGTGGTTTAGTGTGGCAATCAAACATGACAGGAGCAGACTCCAACAAACAGTTTAGGCTGCAGGAAGAATAACTGCCCTCTGTTTTAAGACTGAATATTTttgcagaaaacaaatatgCTCACTGTAGACATTTTGTTCTGTTCAGTATCAATATATTTGCAACTCGGAATAAATACGTAAATTAACAACATATCCTCAATACATTAATAGAAAATGTAATCCAGTcaaatttacatttcattaatgTATGTCCAGTTGCAAATTAGTTGTGCATATGcagtaaatgtaatttctaggaGATAAGGccattcattttttctgttcaggTTTATGAAATATTAGTTAAAGGTGCTTTTTCTGGCACTGTCACAACTGTTCAGACACTATAAGACTAGCAACAATATTCTACTAGTCAAACTTCTATTCTACAAGTCAAGTTTCATGCAGTTATTTCTATATCTAAAAAAGCATTTGAATTGTTTGTACTGTGTGTAAATCATCTACACTAGACAAGTAATATCTGTTCCAAAAATAACAGCCATTCTTTTCTAcacatgctgtttgtgtgtggtacTCTTTAGGGTAACTCACAGAGACAGaggtatttttaaataaatgcacaggACAGcttgaaataaatatattattgcGCACAATTTTAAAATACTAAACAACTTGTGAAATAAGAttcgattaaaaaaaatgtaaatagtgCCTCATTTATGATCATGCACAGATTTGGTAAAAGCCACATATGTtggaaaacacattaaatatgaatCAAATGGAGAAATACTAAAAGTACAACAGATAAAACTGGTTAGTTGACCTTCTTAACATACCACATAATGTTCCCACCACATCACTTTCATTAATTCTGTAAGTCATCCTTTACAGTGTACAACATTGAATGGTGCTTATGTATAAATGTCACATAGTCTAATGATTAACAATACTGTTAGATGTATCAGGTGTCtttcacaaatcacaaatataaacaaTTCAGGATGTTAGTCTAAAAACTCTTCTTGTACCACTCACAAAATGTTGAATTCTTTTCCTTATCTGTGTTAGTTGGAAACCATAAATGAGGGGATTGACAAttggaggaaaaaggagaaattcCAGTGCCATAAAATTCTGGACACTTTGTGATAAGTCTTTTGAGCCAAGTCGTGTGTAGAACAGATcaaacagcaaagacacaacAAAAACCGTTAAACTCAATAAATGTGGCAAACATGTCTTCATAAACTTACTCCTATTCTCCTTGGATCTTAGGCATGTTttgatcatatatatataagtccaaacaacaaaaacagcatggcCAAAATAAAAGGTATAATTAAAGTATGCAATAATAATACTTAATATGGAAACAGAGCAAGCTAGATTAGAAATTAACCCATTAACACAGTAGATCTTTGGTATGTGTGAGCCACATAACTTTGTTGTTGATGCTACTGTGGAGAtgagcaacagaaaaaatggCACAAGCcaagcaaaaaacacaaacacacaaatcctTTGTTTAGTCATCACAGAGTGGTACAGCAGAGGTTGACATATAGCCACATATCTATCATATGCCATTAGAGCTAGCAGAGAGAAATCAGCACCAGCTGAGGAGTGCAACACAAAAGCCTGTAGAAGACATCCAGCATAAGATATGACATGAGTGGGAGACAGAAGATCAATCAGGAATTTAGGATAAAATCCAGATGTCCCATAAAGTCCATTGATGCACAGATTACAGAGGAAGATGTACATGGGTTCATGAAGACTTTTGTCCACAATGATTGTCACAATAACAGTCACATTCACCAGCCAAatcacacagtaacacagtaaaGTGAGAGCAAAAAGGGGGACCCTGTAGTTTGCTGTACCATTTAACCCTGACAGAGTAAACATTGTAATAACTGATACATTATCCATCATAAAATCACCAGATCAGTATGAATTGTATTTGCAACACCTAATGTGTTGGAGGAAGAACTGAAGAAATGGGCTTCTTGTTTATATTATCTCATGTCAGCAACATTCAATAACATTGTTAACATGGGACTTCAAACTGCCAATCAGGGAAGTGGCACCTGCCTTCACTAGAAAGCAGTCaatgtatgtaaatatgtaaatgtataatatgttttattgtaaagtaataaaatataaaataaatgctgaGCACTCTGAATCAATGCCCCGAAGTCTGATTTGAGCAAGACAATCAGGTTGGTGTCTGTATTAATCTCTTATTCTACAGGAGAGCTGTATGCTTGTATTATAGCACATACAATAATTTAAAGCTGAGCCAGAAAGATAAGGCGTTTTGGTGGTTTTAAAGGTTCAGGACATTGATGTATTAAATGAATAATGTAAATTTATGATCATTTAATATAACCAGGCTCTTTTTGTAATTGAACAGCAAACACATAAGCCCCATGCCCTGTGgctgcagaaaacagtgaaaaaggaCTTCTTCCCCAAAGCTCCTGAGTTGAAAAACCCTACAACTCACAGGATGCTTTTGCCTTCAGTACATTCTGTTGTCACATTCATTGCAGTTAcatttgtcatgtttgtgtataaattaaatgtatttaatgagAATAGGAGACAGCGAGACACTGGGAACAAAGGAGGTTGCCATAGCAATACAAATACAAGGAGCATGGAGAACGGACCATGGAAACATGGGGAATAATCCAGCAACTAGGTGAGGCAAAGAACAGGTCTGTATACACCTGCTACTAATGACTGAATAGGATCAGGTGAGGCCAATCACCCAGTTGCTaaagaagacacaaacacacacagagaaagggagacagaCAAAAGGGCAGAGACAACCAAGGCAAAACAAGCACAGGTAAAACTAATCAACATAATAGAACATAAAACTACCTGGGGTAAGTTGAGGTGACACAGGAAAcaagagcaaaataaaagtccaaaactaGGAAGTCCATGACCAGGGCCATAACAAGAGTGGCGTTCGCGATGGAAACCAACCCACTGGAAAGACCAGGAGATACAGAACATGCAATGGCGTCGGCATGGTTTATACTGGTGATTTTTgttgtgtataaatgtataaactGCAACCCCATATATGTTAATGCATCTAAGTAAAACCAGGAAGATCCTGCACTGGGGACGTAGTGGCCTCAGCAGGAAAGACTGACTCACCGTGACGAAACTCAGGAAATCATTGCAGTGGTTTCCAGGAACTTGGAACTCAGGTGGAGCTGGCTCAGGCCAAGAAGACTCAGACAGAGGAACTGAAGTCTAAGATGGCCTCTTCTGGTGACGTTGCCTGCATTGAGGCTGTGGGACTGGAAATTCAGGCTGAGGATTTGGCGGTTCAGGCTGAGGTACTGGTGATTCCAGTAAACTAGCTGGAGACTCTGACAGGCCGGCTGAAGACTCTGGTGCCATTGGAAAGCGTGGCACTGACACTGGAAAGCCTGGCACGCACACTAGAAAGCCTGCTGTGGACAATGGAAACCTGGGCAGGGCCACAGCAAGAACCAGATGGGAAACAGGAGACACTGGCTGTGACACTGAAGACACTGGCTGGAACACTGGAGACGTTGGCTGGAGTACAGGAGTCAGCTGAGATACTGGAGACATCGGCTGGAACACTGGAGATGCCCGGCTGTTGATTCCGAGGAAAACCCTTCCTTGCCGCTTTCTGACCACATCTGGTTGAGTGGATGACACTCATAATGATATGTGTTGGGGtgctggaaggaggaaggagagacaggacccaaatgcaggacagaatCGTTTAATCTTTTTTCCTGGAAATTCCAGGATTcagggaaaacacaaatattaccGGTCGTCACGGTTAACGTAGTTGCTGGCGAGGCGGCGTACTTTGCCACATCAGGCatataacaaaaacactaaacaatCAGCAACCATCTACGCACGTCAACTGGGGTTAATGCttctgcaaagaaacaaagaacacaaGGAGTACTTATAGTAAGGCAGAAACAGGTAATTGAACTCAGGTGCAAATGATTAAAGACaaacgtaaagctgccggggaccgatgcagggggaaaacaggaagtcctttcAGCATAAAAGGTCcatggcaggaagtcccaaaaggggactcataacaGTACTCCCCCCTCAAGGCCAGAGACCaagggaggtgcccaggaggcatccggtacagatgcccgagccacctcagctggctcctctcgatgtggtAGATCAgtggctctactctgagctcttaccaggtgaccgagctcctgACCCTATCTCTAAGAGAGCACCAAGCCACCCAGCGAAGGAAGCTGATttcttgtatctgagatcttgtccttttggtcatgacccagagctcatgaccataggtgtgAGTCAGAACATAGATTAACCAGTAAAtagagagcttcgcctttcagcttagctccttcttcaccacaatggaccgggACATTGACCGCActgctgctgccgatgcaccaATCCGTCTGTCAGTCTCACgctctgtccttccctcactcttgaacaagatcccaagatacttaaactccatGGGGGCTGCTGGTGGCATAGCGGTAGCGTGCCCGTCCACATACGCAGGTGACGCCAGTTCGACTCCCGAGTCTGTCTTTCCTATATACCTGCatgtcctcccctcctctctacCCTAAAAACTTCCTGTCTCAACACTGTcctgtcaaataaaggcaaaaactgccaaaaaaaaaaaaaattagcctCTCTCAGGttctggttgaagctctctcggaggtgtgagttcAAGACCgctctgacagagggttcagccaaacattcccaacagaccctcacaatacgtttAAGTCTGCTGAATCTGTACCgcctcctccgccagcggatccaactccccaccaggtggtgatcagttgacagctgtGCCCCTCTCTTCATtcgagtgtccaagacatacagccgaaggtcagatgacacaaccATAATTTTgatcatcgacctccggcctagggtgtcctggtgccatgtgcactagtggacacccttatgcttgaacatggtgttcgttatggacaagctgtgactagcacataggtccaacaacagaacaccactcgggttctAATTGGGGAGGccattcctcccaatcacgccgctccaggtttcactgttgctgcccatgtgagcattgaagtcccccaacagaacGATGGAGTCCCCAGgtggagcacctttcagcacccttcccagagactccaaaaaggctgggtactctgcactgctgtTAGGCCCATAGGCTCCCCAttgagctggggagctataagcaagcccacaccagctcgcaGCCTCTCATGGCGAGCAGCTCCAtagtagaagagagtccagaccctctcaaggagttgggttccagagcccaggctgtgtgtggaggtgagcccAACTATTTCTAGTCCATACCGCTCAACCAcctgcacaagctcaggctccagGTACAGTTCAACAGGGGAATCATTAAGTCCGTTTTCTGCTCATCCATCACTGTGTGGTTTAGTGTGGCAATCAAACATGACAGGAGCAGACTCCAACAAACAGTTTAGGCTGCAGGAAGAATAACTGCCCTCTGTTTTAAGACTGAATATTTttgcagaaaacaaatatgCTCACTGTAGACATTTTGTTCTGTTCAGTATCAATATATTTGCAACTCGGAATAAATACGTAAATTAACAACATATCCTCAATACATTAATAGAAAATGTAATCCAGTcaaatttacatttcattaatgTATGTCCAGTTGCAAATTAGTTGTGCATATGcagtaaatgtaatttctaggaGATAAGGccattcattttttctgttcaggTTTATGAAATATTAGTTAAAGGTGCTTTTTCTGGCACTGTCACAACTGTTCAGACACTATAAGACTAGCAACAATATTCTACTAGTCAAACTTCTATTCTACAAGTCAAGTTTCATGCAGTTATTTCTATATCTAAAAAAGCATTTGAATTGTTTGTACTGTGTGTAAATCATCTACACTAGACAAGTAATATCTGTTCCAAAAATAACAGCCATTCTTTTCTAcacatgctgtttgtgtgtggtacTCTTTAGGGTAACTCACAGAGACAGaggtatttttaaataaatgcacaggACAGcttgaaataaatatattattgcGCACAATTTTAAAATACTAAACAACTTGTGAAATAAGAttcgattaaaaaaaatgtaaatagtgCCTCATTTATGATCATGCACAGATTTGGTAAAAGCCACATATGTtggaaaacacattaaatatgaatCAAATGGAGAAATACTAAAAGTACAACAGATAAAACTGGTTAGTTGACCTTCTTAACATACCACATAATGTTCCCACCACATCACTTTCATTAATTCTGTAAGTCATCCTTTACAGTGTACAACATTGAATGGTGCTTATGTATAAATGTCACATAGTCTAATGATTAACAATACTGTTAGATGTATCAGGTGTCtttcacaaatcacaaatataaacaaTTCAGGATGTTAGTCTAAAAACTCTTCTTGTACCACTCACAAAATGTTGAATTCTTTTCCTTATCTGTGTTAGTTGGAAACCATAAATGAGGGGATTGACAAttggaggaaaaaggagaaattcCAGTGCCATAAAATTCTGGACACTTTGTGATAAGTCTTTTGAGCCAAGTCGTGTGTAGAACAGATcaaacagcaaagacacaacaaaaactgttaaactCAATAAATGTGGCAAACATGTCTTCATAAACTTACTCCTATTCTCCTTGGATCTTAGGCATGTTttgatcatatatatataagtccaaacaacaaaaacagcatggcCAAAATAAGAGGTATAATTAAAGTATGCAATAATAATACTTAATATGGAAACAGAGCAAGCTAGATTAGAAATTAACCCATTAACACAGTAGATCTTTGGTATGTGTGAGCCACATAACTTTGCTGTTGATGCTACTGTGGATAtgagcaacagaaaaaatggCACAAGCcaagcaaaaaacacaaacacacaaatcctTTGTTTAGTCATCACAGAGTGGTACAGCAGAGGTTGACATATAGCCACATATCTATCATATGCCATTAGAGCTAGCACAGATATATCAGCACCAGCTGAGGAGTGTAACACAAAAGCCTGTAGAAGACATCCAGCATAAGATATGACATGAGTGGGAGAAAGAAGATCAATCAGGAATTTAGGATAAAATCCAGATGTCCCATAAAGTCCATTGATGCACAGATTACAGAGGAAGATGTACATGGGTTCATGAAGACTTTTGTCCACAATGATTGTCACAATAACAGTCACATTCACCAGCCAAatcacacagtaacacagtaaaGTGAGAGCAAAAAGGGGGACCCTGTAGTTTGCTGTACCATTTAACCCTGACAGAGTAAACATTGTAATAACTGATACATTATCCATCATAAAATCACCAGATCAGTATGAATTGTATTTGCAACACCTAATGTGTTGGAGGAAGAACTGAAGAAATGGGCTTCTTGTTTATATTATCTCATGTCAGCAACATTCAATAACATTGTTAACATGGGACTTCAAACTGCCAATCAGGGAAGTGGCACCTGCCTTCACTAGAAAGCAGTAAatgcatgtaaatatgtaaatgtataatatgttttattgtaaagtaataaaatataaaataaatgctgaGCACTCTGAATCAATGCCCCAAAGTCTGATTTGAGCAAGACAATCAGGTTGGTGTCTGTATTAATCTCTTATTCTACAGGAGAGCTGTATGCTTGTATTATAGCACATACAATAATTTAAAGCTGAGCCAGAAAGATAAGGCGTTTTGGTGGTTTTAAAGGTTCAGGACATTGATGTATTAAATGAATAATGTACATTTCTGATCATTTAATATAACCAGGCTCTTTTTGTAATTGAACGGCAAACACATAAGCCCCATGCCCTGTGgctgcagaaaacagtgaaaaaggaCTTCTTCCCCAAAGAGGTGAAAAACCCTACAACTCACAGGATGCTTTTGCCTTCAGTACACTCTGTTGTCACATTCATTGCAGTTACATTTGTCATGTTTgtatataaattaaatgtatttaatgagGACCCAATATTGCAGATGGAGACTTTATTCAGACAAAGACTTTATTAACACAAAAGGTAAAAGTCAGAAGAACCAAAGAATTTACAAAAGGAGTCCAAGAATGCAGGGGGAGAACTAGGAGACATGGGAACCAGGAAGTCTGGGACCAGACATCGGCTGAGACACTAGAAACGTTGGCTGGAACAAGGGACCAGGAGGCTGAAGTCTGCTGACGTGGAACACCAGAACAGGAAGAGACCTGGGAGAGTGTGGCAGGCAAGCTGGAGTCCAGTGACATGGAACACAGGAACAGAGAGGGACACCAAGGGGACTCAGGAGAGTGTGCTCTCTCACTTGGCAATTGAA
Proteins encoded in this window:
- the LOC113122898 gene encoding olfactory receptor 8D1-like is translated as MMDNVSVITMFTLSGLNGTANYRVPLFALTLLCYCVIWLVNVTVIVTIIVDKSLHEPMYIFLCNLCINGLYGTSGFYPKFLIDLLSPTHVISYAGCLLQAFVLHSSAGADFSLLALMAYDRYVAICQPLLYHSVMTKQRICVFVFFAWLVPFFLLLISTVASTTKLCGSHIPKIYCVNGLISNLACSVSILSIIIAYFNYTFYFGHAVFVVWTYIYMIKTCLRSKENRSKFMKTCLPHLLSLTVFVVSLLFDLFYTRLGSKDLSQSVQNFMALEFLLFPPIVNPLIYGFQLTQIRKRIQHFVSGTRRVFRLTS
- the LOC113122900 gene encoding olfactory receptor 4Q2-like yields the protein MMDNVSVITMFTLSGLNGTANYRVPLFALTLLCYCVIWLVNVTVIVTIIVDKSLHEPMYIFLCNLCINGLYGTSGFYPKFLIDLLSPTHVISYAGCLLQAFVLHSSAGADISVLALMAYDRYVAICQPLLYHSVMTKQRICVFVFFAWLVPFFLLLISTVASTAKLCGSHIPKIYCVNGLISNLACSVSILSIIIAYFNYTSYFGHAVFVVWTYIYMIKTCLRSKENRSKFMKTCLPHLLSLTVFVVSLLFDLFYTRLGSKDLSQSVQNFMALEFLLFPPIVNPLIYGFQLTQIRKRIQHFVSVRRLASNYVNRDDRTPTHIIMSVIHSTRCGQKAARKGFPRNQQPGISSVPADVSSISADSCTPANVSSVPASVFSVTASVSCFPSGSCCGPAQVSIVHSRLSSVRARLSSVSATLSNGTRVFSRPVRVSS